The proteins below come from a single Gimesia alba genomic window:
- a CDS encoding tetratricopeptide repeat protein, protein MSGFPKTAILLAGQFLLLPVLTVSIGLSSVSAKMPGKKGSSKTPQKQSVPKVFSLEGGIADDDVMPLVPAKPRTPEEQKQIDSAAWYMTGRLREARNDFIGAYEAYKKAMEYNPNSIEIYRVLIRLASGLDKTEEAIEFAQKAVALDPNDYELMRKLGLHMAGQGRFEDAIMFLKKASDSPAINKKSGVYVSVKHDQANLYERLGKHEEAAQCWEVVFNALTKPDEYTFEFSSRSRLEANQAKLYERIGQSFLETDRLKLAVEAFNKAAESQKGRPGILKYHLAQVYFRSKQYQQALDSLQAYFDEQLQSKGRKAYEFLAEILKSLNRSDELIPKLQQLAEKDRFNRTLHYYLAEQYKSAGQFDEAEKTYLGAIGKSSDLDGLVGLMSLYQSNQKYDKLIPTLSKIVQTSDGIQRIQSDLQKMSQDKEFIQALLAEAQKLKDKDPPGIDVYSGFIIAKLASVADQKKAAGEFYQFALDTAEKHPKPQVRGNWAFLILQGYRPLLRLDGQFGTLSDLLQKAVENPLLAPQRLDLLFQLADARERNGQTQAALKANQQARQIASQIPDLEFQHAWIYYHSRDWDKAIEQLQKFIQKYYKQKELVYQVKMMLSNSYVQKGDIGKGEEVLEELLAADPENPSINNDLGYLYADQGKKLEQAEKMIRIALKSEPNNMAYLDSMGWVLFKRQKYTEAQEYLERASKLPGGGDSTILDHLADCYNKLDKKKEATELWKKALEEAQKATPPDTKMIEQIEKKLNQ, encoded by the coding sequence ATGAGTGGTTTTCCCAAGACGGCGATCCTGTTAGCTGGCCAGTTCCTGTTGTTACCTGTGTTAACGGTCTCAATTGGTCTGTCCTCTGTTTCAGCCAAAATGCCGGGCAAGAAGGGAAGCAGTAAAACCCCTCAGAAACAGTCGGTGCCCAAAGTCTTCTCATTGGAAGGGGGGATTGCTGATGACGATGTAATGCCCTTGGTCCCTGCAAAACCGCGCACTCCTGAAGAGCAGAAACAGATTGACTCAGCTGCCTGGTATATGACCGGGCGTTTGCGTGAAGCACGGAACGATTTTATTGGAGCTTACGAAGCCTATAAAAAGGCGATGGAATATAATCCCAATTCGATCGAGATCTACCGAGTTCTGATCAGACTGGCATCGGGGCTTGATAAAACAGAAGAAGCAATTGAATTTGCACAGAAGGCCGTTGCCCTCGACCCGAATGATTATGAACTCATGCGTAAGCTGGGTTTGCATATGGCAGGGCAAGGGCGGTTTGAAGACGCCATCATGTTTCTGAAAAAAGCATCCGACTCTCCTGCGATTAACAAAAAGTCGGGTGTGTATGTCAGTGTCAAACACGACCAGGCAAATCTCTACGAGCGCTTAGGAAAGCACGAGGAAGCTGCTCAATGCTGGGAAGTCGTATTTAATGCACTGACAAAGCCGGATGAATATACTTTTGAATTTAGTTCACGTTCCCGACTGGAAGCGAATCAGGCAAAATTATATGAACGGATCGGGCAGTCATTTCTGGAAACAGACCGACTGAAACTGGCTGTGGAAGCCTTCAACAAAGCAGCGGAATCACAAAAAGGCCGTCCGGGGATCCTGAAGTATCATCTGGCTCAGGTTTATTTTCGATCCAAACAATATCAGCAGGCACTGGATTCGTTGCAGGCCTATTTCGATGAGCAATTGCAATCAAAAGGCCGCAAGGCTTATGAATTTCTAGCAGAGATCCTGAAGTCCTTAAATCGTTCAGATGAATTGATTCCCAAGTTGCAACAGCTCGCAGAGAAAGACCGATTCAATCGAACTCTGCATTACTATCTGGCCGAGCAATATAAGTCAGCGGGCCAGTTTGATGAAGCCGAGAAAACCTATCTGGGCGCAATCGGAAAATCATCCGACCTCGATGGACTGGTGGGGTTAATGTCCCTGTACCAGAGTAATCAGAAGTATGACAAGCTGATTCCAACGCTCTCTAAAATTGTGCAGACGAGTGATGGGATTCAAAGAATTCAATCAGACTTGCAGAAGATGTCGCAGGATAAAGAATTTATCCAAGCGCTGCTGGCCGAAGCACAAAAACTGAAAGACAAAGATCCTCCGGGTATCGATGTCTATTCCGGCTTTATCATTGCCAAGCTGGCCTCAGTCGCGGATCAGAAAAAAGCAGCAGGTGAATTTTACCAGTTTGCATTGGACACTGCCGAAAAACATCCCAAACCCCAAGTACGTGGGAACTGGGCATTTTTGATCTTACAGGGATATCGCCCGTTATTGAGGCTGGATGGCCAATTTGGTACGCTGTCGGACTTGTTACAGAAAGCCGTTGAAAATCCTCTCTTGGCGCCGCAACGGCTTGATCTGCTGTTTCAATTAGCCGATGCCCGAGAGCGGAATGGCCAAACGCAGGCTGCTCTGAAAGCCAATCAACAAGCCCGGCAGATTGCTTCCCAAATTCCTGATTTGGAATTCCAGCATGCCTGGATCTACTATCACAGTCGCGATTGGGACAAAGCGATTGAGCAGTTGCAGAAATTTATCCAAAAGTATTACAAGCAGAAGGAACTTGTTTATCAGGTAAAGATGATGCTTTCGAATTCTTATGTGCAAAAGGGAGACATCGGCAAGGGGGAAGAAGTATTGGAAGAGTTGCTTGCCGCTGATCCGGAGAACCCATCAATCAATAATGATCTAGGCTATCTTTATGCTGATCAGGGCAAGAAGCTGGAACAGGCCGAAAAGATGATTCGGATTGCATTAAAGTCAGAGCCCAATAATATGGCTTATCTCGACAGTATGGGCTGGGTGCTGTTTAAGCGACAGAAATATACAGAGGCCCAGGAATATCTGGAGCGTGCCAGTAAACTGCCGGGAGGCGGCGACAGTACGATTCTGGACCATCTGGCTGACTGTTACAACAAACTAGACAAGAAAAAAGAAGCAACCGAACTCTGGAAGAAGGCGTTGGAAGAAGCACAAAAAGCAACTCCCCCTGACACGAAGATGATTGAGCAAATTGAAAAGAAACTCAATCAGTAA
- a CDS encoding YebC/PmpR family DNA-binding transcriptional regulator, with amino-acid sequence MAGHSHWANIAAKKGVIDKKRGKLFGKLSRAIIVAAQHGGGDPGMNLALRYAIDKARKASMPKENIDRAVKKGCGELSGENFEELVYEGYGAAGVAVLCDILTENRNRTAGEIRKIFEVHGGNLGSTGCVAWMFERKGLFLVPCENVEEDELFEIALEAGADDVSANGDVYEVTCSIEAFQQVADTFEEKKIPTNLAEISRIPDTTVDLGVEDGKKVFRLMEALEDHDDVQSVTANFNIPDEIMAEVTAD; translated from the coding sequence ATGGCAGGTCATTCACATTGGGCAAATATCGCCGCCAAGAAAGGGGTGATTGATAAAAAGCGGGGTAAGCTGTTTGGCAAGTTGAGTCGTGCGATTATCGTGGCGGCACAACATGGCGGAGGCGACCCTGGTATGAATCTGGCATTACGGTATGCCATTGATAAGGCCCGCAAAGCCAGTATGCCGAAAGAAAACATTGACCGCGCCGTGAAAAAAGGCTGCGGTGAGTTATCCGGTGAAAACTTTGAAGAGTTGGTCTACGAAGGCTACGGTGCTGCTGGTGTGGCGGTGTTGTGCGATATTCTGACAGAGAACAGAAATCGAACCGCCGGTGAGATTCGCAAGATCTTTGAAGTGCATGGCGGCAACCTGGGCAGCACCGGCTGCGTGGCCTGGATGTTTGAACGCAAAGGCCTGTTTCTGGTTCCCTGTGAAAATGTCGAAGAAGACGAATTGTTTGAGATTGCATTGGAAGCAGGTGCGGATGACGTTTCCGCCAATGGTGATGTCTATGAAGTCACCTGCAGTATTGAGGCATTTCAACAGGTCGCTGATACGTTTGAGGAAAAGAAAATTCCCACAAATCTGGCAGAGATTTCGCGCATTCCCGATACGACGGTCGATTTGGGAGTCGAAGACGGGAAAAAAGTATTCAGACTCATGGAGGCACTTGAAGACCATGATGATGTGCAAAGTGTAACAGCCAATTTTAATATTCCAGATGAGATCATGGCAGAGGTCACCGCCGATTAA
- a CDS encoding beta-ketoacyl-[acyl-carrier-protein] synthase family protein, translating to MNTESQRRILITGMGILSPIGIGVEAFQDSLMSGKSGIKKSELYSYLAAPDTCVAEVSDFNNTTIKKQYLKAQRKSIKVMCREIQMGVASANLAMEDSAIDLEAVDSERFGIEFGANLMLSPPEVLYGACVACSEGTEFQYERWGDEGLAKMEPLWLLKYLPNMPACHIGIIIDARGPNNSITQAEASGNLVLGEAQRVIERGWADVMVAGVTGTRVHEVKSIHAKFWEELADAPEDFTKRARPFDKARTGQVVGEAACSLLLEEKTHAEKRGAKVWGEVLGTGASCVVSRDGSADARVAMANAMKAALKRAGVEPGDIGHINAHGLGERLFDVEEYQAIQDVFGDKTSEVPVTALKSYFGNSGSGCGIVEASGSLVALKQGVIPATLNYETPDPDCPLNVVQSEPLPTDNKLFLKISTTGFGQASASVICGV from the coding sequence ATGAATACAGAATCACAGCGTCGTATCCTGATTACAGGCATGGGTATTCTCAGCCCGATCGGGATCGGAGTGGAAGCATTTCAAGACAGTTTGATGTCAGGAAAATCGGGCATCAAGAAATCGGAGCTCTACTCCTATCTGGCAGCACCTGATACGTGTGTCGCAGAAGTTTCTGATTTTAATAATACCACGATCAAGAAGCAGTACCTTAAAGCGCAGCGAAAGAGTATTAAGGTCATGTGTCGTGAGATTCAGATGGGTGTCGCGTCTGCGAATCTGGCGATGGAAGATTCAGCCATCGATCTGGAAGCGGTCGACAGCGAGCGGTTTGGGATCGAGTTCGGTGCGAATCTCATGCTGAGCCCACCAGAAGTATTATACGGTGCCTGTGTCGCCTGCAGCGAAGGGACCGAGTTTCAATACGAGCGTTGGGGGGATGAGGGGTTGGCCAAGATGGAACCTCTCTGGTTGTTGAAATATCTTCCCAACATGCCCGCCTGTCATATCGGCATTATTATTGATGCACGCGGGCCGAATAACTCAATCACACAGGCGGAAGCCTCTGGGAATCTGGTGTTGGGTGAGGCACAGCGCGTGATTGAACGTGGCTGGGCCGACGTGATGGTCGCTGGCGTGACAGGAACCCGGGTGCATGAAGTGAAGTCGATTCATGCTAAGTTCTGGGAAGAACTGGCAGATGCGCCCGAAGATTTTACTAAGCGTGCCCGTCCTTTTGATAAAGCGCGAACCGGTCAGGTCGTTGGCGAAGCAGCCTGTTCGTTGTTGCTGGAAGAGAAAACACACGCAGAAAAACGTGGTGCTAAAGTCTGGGGTGAAGTCCTGGGGACCGGCGCTTCTTGTGTCGTGAGTCGGGATGGATCGGCTGATGCCAGAGTTGCCATGGCTAACGCGATGAAAGCCGCGTTAAAGCGCGCTGGAGTTGAACCTGGGGACATCGGTCATATCAATGCCCATGGCCTGGGAGAACGGTTGTTTGACGTCGAGGAATATCAGGCGATTCAGGATGTCTTTGGTGATAAAACTTCCGAGGTTCCTGTGACTGCCCTGAAGAGTTACTTTGGTAATTCCGGTTCCGGTTGTGGAATTGTGGAAGCCAGTGGTTCGCTGGTTGCTTTGAAGCAGGGAGTGATTCCCGCGACATTGAACTATGAGACTCCTGATCCCGACTGTCCTTTGAATGTGGTTCAAAGTGAACCCTTGCCAACAGATAATAAACTGTTCTTGAAAATCAGTACGACAGGATTCGGTCAGGCCAGTGCGTCTGTCATCTGTGGCGTCTGA
- the rbfA gene encoding 30S ribosome-binding factor RbfA, giving the protein MTSRRLAKIAQAILETVSTTILLHLRDPRIKNVTVLHVDVAPDVQSAKIYISIMGDEKTKALCMHGLESAKGFIQSKIADRIQTRYTPVIKFVLDSSVKETTDALRLLDELQAERETEELANEPSSAEEQSTDEGS; this is encoded by the coding sequence ATGACATCACGTCGATTAGCAAAAATCGCTCAGGCGATATTAGAAACAGTGAGTACGACAATCCTGTTGCATCTCCGCGATCCTCGGATCAAGAATGTAACAGTATTGCACGTTGATGTTGCACCAGATGTGCAGTCAGCCAAGATCTATATTTCGATCATGGGGGATGAAAAGACAAAAGCGCTTTGTATGCATGGGTTGGAGTCTGCTAAAGGGTTTATTCAATCCAAAATAGCAGATCGAATTCAAACTCGTTATACACCAGTGATTAAATTTGTTCTGGATTCTTCTGTCAAAGAAACGACAGATGCGCTTCGTCTTTTGGATGAGTTACAGGCCGAGAGAGAAACGGAAGAGTTAGCGAATGAGCCTTCTTCGGCTGAGGAGCAGAGCACGGACGAAGGATCGTAG
- the infB gene encoding translation initiation factor IF-2 — protein MKIRIFALAKELGMDSKVLIDECNQAGVKLKNSALASITPEERDIVIAYLDKKDQPSEGSAEAVDQAVLTPQREPKKMRTIKAMTSRAQTPRSAPPKPAEEPSEPEENEAGVAVEQEEPESEVAAESAPPAEEKTEEPAEAAESRSGLLKRKSERQPEEEDKGDSEQALSRDDYVPAGGAMKSSGMREMKPRGSTRTGKQQAKTRPKSALPSVAAPPAYKQPVIPKVKKKEEKAQKPEVRLTADILEQKSPLAAHLAQHTEQKKKDKDKDREAPDDDSKGRRGSLSLVEARKQRREQRKEGRRVFAPDGTEQQEVVGRRPRRTKRKHDTGPIVHKTEAEVEVPMTVRSLSEAMGRPAKAIMSILFKEFGEMVTINQIIEEETALAVALELGVDLTFKRQKGAQETVTEIMEQEDAPEDLVTRPPVITVLGHVDHGKTTLVDSLRNSKVVEGEAGGITQHIAAYQIDYNGHKLTFVDTPGHAAFSEMRSRGANVTDMVVLVVAADDGVMPQTAESISHVKASGVPMVVAMNKIDLPDINEQKVLQDLTAQNVLPSEWGGETDVVRVSALKGTGLDDLLETLLLTAELHELKANPNRPAVGVCLEGFRDEGRGSVAWLIVQKGTLRIGDAVICGKSYGYIRAMYDDMDQQIEEAPPSMPVKVTGLDTVPGAGDHFVVVDDIDQARALAEERRHEGRADVLSRHSGGPRTLEDILGSAREGAIQDLPLIIKADTPGSLEAIRSEIGKFEHPEVRVKILHEGIGGVNESDVYLASASNAIIIAFHVVAEDRARNLATQEDVEIRRYSIIYEVVDDIRQSLEGLLRPELVQEQTGRALVLQTFSISRFGKIAGCRVLNGTINRNDRVHLIRDQKILNQYPIASLKREKDDVKEVREGMECGILLSGFNDIKEGDLLEAFRINEVKRTLDSTSK, from the coding sequence TTGAAGATTCGTATTTTTGCTCTTGCAAAAGAGTTGGGAATGGACAGCAAGGTGCTGATCGATGAATGTAACCAGGCGGGGGTGAAGTTAAAAAACTCCGCTTTGGCTAGCATCACGCCCGAAGAACGTGACATCGTTATTGCTTATTTAGACAAGAAGGACCAACCTTCTGAGGGTTCTGCGGAAGCCGTCGATCAGGCCGTTCTGACGCCTCAGCGAGAACCCAAAAAGATGCGGACCATCAAAGCAATGACGTCTCGCGCACAGACGCCGCGCTCAGCGCCTCCGAAACCCGCTGAAGAACCTTCAGAGCCTGAAGAAAATGAGGCTGGGGTCGCGGTAGAACAGGAAGAACCAGAATCAGAAGTGGCAGCTGAAAGCGCACCTCCTGCAGAGGAAAAAACAGAAGAGCCAGCGGAAGCCGCTGAGTCTCGCTCTGGTTTACTGAAACGGAAATCAGAGCGACAACCCGAAGAAGAGGACAAGGGCGATTCAGAACAGGCTCTCAGTCGGGATGACTATGTCCCCGCTGGTGGCGCGATGAAGTCTTCGGGCATGCGTGAGATGAAACCACGGGGGTCGACACGTACTGGCAAGCAGCAGGCCAAAACACGACCTAAGTCTGCTCTGCCTTCGGTGGCAGCACCTCCCGCTTATAAGCAGCCGGTGATTCCGAAGGTCAAGAAAAAAGAAGAGAAGGCCCAGAAGCCGGAAGTGCGATTGACTGCAGATATCCTTGAGCAGAAGAGTCCGCTGGCTGCTCACCTTGCACAGCATACAGAGCAGAAGAAGAAGGATAAAGACAAAGATCGTGAGGCACCGGATGATGATTCAAAAGGTCGCCGCGGAAGCCTGAGCCTGGTCGAGGCACGGAAGCAGCGTCGCGAACAGCGCAAAGAAGGCCGCCGTGTCTTCGCTCCAGATGGAACGGAGCAACAGGAAGTCGTTGGTCGCCGTCCCCGTCGTACAAAGCGGAAGCATGACACCGGCCCCATTGTTCACAAAACCGAAGCTGAAGTCGAAGTTCCGATGACTGTGCGGAGCCTGTCCGAAGCGATGGGTCGTCCCGCTAAAGCGATTATGTCGATCTTGTTCAAAGAGTTTGGTGAGATGGTCACGATTAACCAGATCATTGAAGAAGAGACCGCATTGGCAGTGGCGCTGGAGTTGGGTGTGGACCTGACCTTCAAGAGACAAAAGGGCGCTCAGGAAACAGTGACCGAGATTATGGAGCAGGAAGATGCTCCGGAAGATCTTGTCACGCGTCCGCCGGTGATTACGGTTCTGGGGCACGTCGATCATGGAAAGACGACACTTGTCGATTCATTGCGAAACTCAAAAGTCGTAGAAGGTGAAGCAGGGGGGATTACCCAGCATATCGCCGCTTATCAGATCGATTACAACGGCCACAAATTGACGTTTGTTGATACACCCGGTCACGCCGCATTCAGTGAGATGCGATCACGGGGAGCCAACGTAACAGACATGGTAGTTCTGGTTGTCGCCGCCGACGATGGTGTGATGCCTCAAACTGCTGAAAGTATCAGCCACGTTAAGGCTTCAGGGGTACCCATGGTGGTGGCGATGAACAAGATTGACTTGCCGGACATCAATGAGCAAAAGGTATTACAGGATTTGACAGCCCAGAATGTGCTGCCCTCTGAATGGGGTGGCGAAACGGATGTGGTCCGTGTATCGGCGCTCAAAGGGACCGGACTGGATGATCTGCTGGAAACACTGCTGTTAACCGCAGAATTGCATGAACTCAAAGCCAACCCGAATCGGCCTGCCGTCGGCGTCTGCCTGGAAGGGTTCCGTGATGAAGGGCGTGGCTCGGTTGCCTGGTTGATTGTTCAAAAGGGAACCTTACGGATCGGTGATGCCGTGATTTGCGGTAAATCCTACGGTTACATTCGCGCCATGTATGATGACATGGATCAGCAAATTGAAGAGGCACCTCCTTCGATGCCTGTCAAGGTAACAGGCTTGGATACGGTGCCTGGCGCTGGCGATCATTTTGTCGTAGTCGACGATATCGATCAGGCAAGAGCGTTAGCCGAAGAGCGTCGGCATGAAGGGCGTGCTGATGTATTGTCACGACATAGCGGCGGTCCTCGCACGCTGGAAGACATTCTGGGGTCTGCCCGTGAAGGTGCGATTCAGGACCTGCCTCTGATTATCAAAGCGGATACCCCCGGTTCACTGGAAGCGATTCGTAGTGAGATCGGGAAGTTCGAGCATCCTGAAGTACGTGTCAAAATTCTGCATGAAGGAATCGGCGGAGTTAACGAGAGTGATGTTTATCTGGCGAGTGCATCGAATGCCATCATTATTGCATTCCATGTAGTAGCAGAAGATCGTGCCAGGAATCTGGCGACCCAGGAAGATGTTGAGATTCGCCGCTACAGCATTATTTATGAAGTGGTCGATGACATCAGACAATCGCTGGAAGGTCTATTGCGTCCCGAGCTGGTGCAGGAGCAAACCGGCCGTGCATTGGTCCTGCAGACGTTTTCGATCAGTCGCTTCGGAAAGATTGCAGGTTGCCGTGTTCTGAATGGAACCATTAACAGGAACGATCGGGTCCACCTGATTCGAGATCAGAAAATTCTGAATCAGTATCCGATTGCTTCGTTAAAGCGAGAGAAGGATGATGTCAAGGAAGTTCGAGAAGGCATGGAGTGCGGTATTTTGCTATCCGGGTTTAATGATATTAAAGAGGGTGACCTGTTAGAAGCATTCCGGATCAATGAAGTGAAACGAACGCTCGATTCGACGTCGAAGTAG
- the nusA gene encoding transcription termination factor NusA, with translation MDGKEVLRIVDAIQRDKSIDKEIVFGGIEQAILSAARRHFGDDHELTVDIDRESGEPTVYCDSEKLAQDILGEILGRVAAQTAKQVMIQKIREAERDTVFDEYMEMQHQSVSGTVSRVEGGAVLINLGKIEGILPRGEQIPGESFRVGDRVRAIVLDVRKAGSRVKVILSRTHPDMVRRLFELEIPEVADRIIDVRSLAREAGYRSKVAVSCIDSSIDCVGACVGMRGARIKNIVDELAGERIDIVRWNDSLQVLVPNSLQPAEVEDVILCPMLGRVIVLVRDDQLPLAIGRKGQNVRLASKLVGWDIEVMTQTELDEQLDKTVEAFSSIPGVSEELAESLVSQGFFSYYDLSVIEPDQLAELGGLTAEQCEQIVDVADRESERVEAEEEAMRAAKKNQPAGAEAKPEAPVEAPASEVEEETAVAEEPAPEVEETVAEETSEPEAAASEEEVPATAEVETGSEEEPVNVENVTEEPTEKQE, from the coding sequence ATGGACGGTAAGGAAGTTCTCCGGATTGTTGATGCCATTCAACGCGATAAAAGTATCGATAAAGAAATCGTGTTTGGTGGAATTGAGCAGGCTATCCTGTCAGCTGCGCGCCGACACTTTGGGGATGATCACGAGCTTACTGTAGATATTGATCGTGAGTCGGGTGAGCCAACCGTTTATTGCGACAGTGAAAAGTTAGCTCAGGATATTCTCGGTGAAATTCTGGGCCGGGTTGCTGCTCAAACAGCCAAGCAGGTGATGATTCAGAAAATCCGTGAAGCAGAACGTGACACGGTTTTTGATGAATATATGGAAATGCAACACCAGTCGGTTTCGGGAACAGTCTCCCGAGTCGAAGGGGGTGCCGTTCTGATAAACCTGGGGAAAATTGAAGGCATTCTTCCCCGAGGCGAACAGATTCCCGGTGAATCATTTCGCGTCGGTGATCGAGTGCGAGCGATTGTATTAGACGTGCGAAAAGCGGGAAGCCGCGTGAAAGTGATTCTCTCGCGGACACATCCCGATATGGTACGCCGTTTGTTTGAGCTTGAGATTCCAGAGGTAGCCGATCGAATTATCGATGTTCGGTCATTAGCGCGCGAGGCCGGTTATCGTTCGAAAGTGGCGGTCTCCTGTATCGACAGCAGCATTGACTGCGTCGGAGCCTGCGTGGGTATGCGGGGCGCCCGGATTAAAAATATTGTTGATGAACTTGCCGGCGAGCGAATTGATATTGTTCGCTGGAATGATTCGCTGCAGGTACTGGTTCCGAATTCACTGCAGCCTGCGGAAGTGGAAGACGTGATTTTGTGTCCGATGTTAGGACGTGTGATTGTGCTGGTACGCGACGATCAACTACCACTGGCGATCGGCCGAAAAGGACAGAACGTGCGTCTGGCATCCAAACTGGTTGGCTGGGATATCGAAGTGATGACTCAAACCGAGCTGGACGAACAATTGGATAAAACTGTCGAAGCATTTTCTTCGATTCCGGGAGTTTCAGAGGAACTGGCAGAGAGTTTAGTCTCGCAAGGTTTCTTCAGCTACTATGACTTGTCTGTGATTGAACCAGACCAGTTGGCAGAGTTGGGCGGCTTGACTGCCGAGCAGTGTGAGCAAATTGTTGACGTTGCTGACCGGGAGAGTGAACGCGTTGAAGCAGAAGAAGAAGCGATGCGTGCTGCCAAGAAGAATCAGCCAGCTGGTGCAGAAGCAAAACCAGAAGCGCCTGTTGAAGCGCCCGCATCAGAAGTAGAAGAAGAAACAGCTGTGGCGGAAGAGCCAGCACCAGAGGTTGAAGAGACAGTCGCTGAAGAGACTTCGGAACCAGAGGCGGCTGCATCTGAAGAAGAAGTGCCTGCGACTGCAGAGGTTGAAACTGGTTCTGAAGAGGAACCAGTGAATGTGGAAAATGTGACGGAAGAACCGACTGAGAAGCAGGAATAA
- a CDS encoding tetratricopeptide repeat protein, which yields MSRLLPLLILCLGIPVTLAAQPPNPNDPFAQQKMQADQAQQQGDHAKSIELTSQILQQKPDDHVAYYLRASARVESGREKGNTQSIREGIGDAREAIRYSQNQNVNYYLPYLYGMMNLAVMENKKSHAETALNVANQILARPNLTAEERANFHYQRGMIYLPLNKPQDAAKDFSETIKLQPNHFAALLALPDAYALAGNNEMALASFNDVVQKQPNSPIVYNNRAMFYQQQGKLQEAVNDFSRAIQIDPQYHHAITNRGFAYLEGGKPQVAEADLTQSLSIAPNQPFVLGMRGEARLLQGKIDQAIADQKQAVQLDPNNAALHSDLGFSYYFKQNYPEALAQFNLAAQQAPEQMKVLNPWIYMAMVRSNQKPAADAKFQSILSQKPESRDSVDTILAFLLGGITEADLLKSIDLKDPKRAKAQTCEAHYFIGEKALLAGDSAKATQNFQQTLNTNLKNLSAYRGAQYALKKF from the coding sequence ATGTCTCGTCTACTCCCCCTTTTGATTCTCTGCCTTGGAATTCCGGTCACACTGGCTGCACAGCCCCCCAACCCCAACGACCCGTTTGCACAACAAAAGATGCAGGCGGATCAGGCCCAGCAACAGGGTGACCATGCAAAGTCGATCGAATTAACCTCTCAGATCCTGCAACAAAAGCCGGATGACCATGTCGCCTATTACCTCCGTGCCAGTGCCCGCGTTGAGTCTGGTCGAGAAAAGGGAAACACACAGTCGATCCGCGAAGGGATCGGCGATGCCCGCGAAGCAATCCGCTATAGCCAGAACCAAAATGTGAATTACTATCTGCCTTATCTGTACGGCATGATGAATCTGGCCGTCATGGAAAACAAAAAAAGTCATGCGGAGACGGCTCTCAACGTTGCCAATCAGATCCTGGCACGCCCGAATCTGACCGCAGAAGAACGCGCCAACTTCCATTACCAGCGGGGAATGATCTACCTGCCTTTGAACAAACCTCAAGATGCAGCAAAAGACTTCAGCGAAACCATTAAACTGCAACCCAATCACTTTGCCGCCTTACTCGCACTTCCAGACGCCTATGCGTTAGCCGGAAACAACGAAATGGCATTGGCCAGCTTCAACGACGTCGTACAGAAACAACCCAATTCTCCCATCGTTTACAATAACCGTGCCATGTTTTATCAGCAGCAGGGCAAACTCCAGGAAGCTGTCAACGACTTCTCCCGCGCGATTCAAATTGACCCTCAATACCACCACGCCATCACCAACCGGGGCTTTGCTTACCTGGAAGGGGGCAAACCACAAGTCGCCGAGGCAGACCTGACGCAGTCTTTATCCATCGCACCCAACCAGCCGTTTGTTTTGGGAATGCGGGGAGAAGCCCGGCTCCTGCAAGGGAAAATCGATCAGGCGATTGCGGACCAGAAACAGGCTGTCCAACTCGACCCCAATAATGCAGCCCTGCACTCCGACCTGGGTTTCTCCTATTACTTCAAGCAGAATTATCCTGAAGCCCTTGCGCAATTTAATCTGGCCGCCCAACAGGCACCAGAACAGATGAAAGTGCTCAATCCCTGGATCTATATGGCCATGGTACGCAGCAACCAGAAGCCGGCCGCCGATGCCAAATTCCAGTCGATCCTATCCCAGAAACCAGAGTCGCGCGATTCGGTGGATACGATCCTGGCATTCCTGCTGGGAGGAATCACCGAAGCAGACCTGCTGAAATCGATCGACCTGAAAGACCCGAAACGTGCCAAAGCACAAACCTGCGAAGCACATTACTTCATTGGAGAAAAAGCGCTTCTGGCGGGCGATTCTGCAAAAGCAACCCAGAATTTCCAACAGACGCTGAATACCAATTTGAAGAACCTGTCAGCCTACCGCGGTGCACAATACGCACTCAAGAAGTTTTAA